AATAAGAGTATTATTTGCAAAAAAATTAAAGACCACAGCAAGTAAAGAGATAAACATTTGAGGCCTTGTTTTCCCAAGTCCTTCAATAAAAGATTTGAGACAAAGATAAAGGGCAATGGCTGGAAGCCCAATTGAAGTTCCAAACAAATAACCTTTAACAATCTTTTTTACTTCAGCGGAAAGCTCCATAAAATTAAGAATAAAATCAAGCCTATTAAAAAAGAAAAACAACACAGCGGCAAAAAACAATCCAATCCAGAATGAATCCGAAAGAATTTCCAAAGATTTCTTTTCATTTCTAGCCCCTTTAAGCTGGGCTGTTATGGCAACAACAGCCATCATTATTCCATTTAAAGAAATGATAAAAGGGAAAAAAAGACTTGAGCCAATAGCAACAGAGGCAAGATCAATGCTGCTATAATGCCCTGCCATTACAGTATCAATAAATCCCATTGCAGTCATTCCAAGCTGAGCCAGAAATATGGGAACTGAAAGCAAAAGAATAGACTTTAACTCATTAAAATATCTATTAAAAAAGCTTGGTTTAGCTGAATTAACTATCATTTTTTTACCTTGATATATAGAAAACATCTGTTTGGAACTTATAAATCTTGAAGAAAAAAAGGGGTTTACCGAAGAACTGAAAAGTAAAAACTTTAATTTAAATTGACTTTACAATTTTGCCCAATAAACAAACTTTTATTTATATCTGATAAATAAAAATAAACAATATTAAAATCTAATATTTGCTTAAATAAAACTTTGAAGATATTTGAGAGTTTGAAAATTAAATTTCAGAGGGTATTTCTAATTAGCTATTATAACTAAAAAAACATCAAAACTTAAACTAAAGGAGCTTGATTCAAATTGACCATTTCCTCAACCTCATGGGCTTTCATTGGTTTTCCAAAGTAATATCCCTGAATACAATCACAGCCCATTTTATAAAGGAGATTATTTATTTCTTTTGTTTCAACACCTTCGGCAGTTGTTTTCTTTTTAAGACTTTTACCAAGGCTTATAATTGCTTGAACAATTTGCCTGTTTTTCAAAGAAACGTCCATACTTCTAACAAAAGAAAGATCAATTTTTATATTATCCACTGGAAACATATTAAGATAGCTTAGGGAGGAAAAACCAGTGCCAAAATCATCAAGAGCAATTGAAAACCCAAGCTGATTAAGATATTTGAGATTTGAAATTACAAGACTTTGATTTATCATTAAAACACTTTCAGTTACTTCAAACTCTATTTTTTCAGGATTTACATTGAATTTTTGAATAATTCTAATGATTTTTTCAGGAAACTTTTCACTCTGAAGATCTATAGCAGAAAGGTTCACTCCAATAGTAAGATCATAGCCTTTTTCATTCCATTTTTCTGCCTGTTCAAGAGATTTAATAAGTATATGTTCTGTCAGTTTTTTTATATTCCCTGTGTTTTCAGCAATTGGAATAAATTTACCAGGGGGAATCAGTCCGTGCACAGGATGCTTCCACCTTGCAAGAGCCTCAACTCCTGTTATTCTATTGCTCCTAAAACAATATCTTGGTTGAAATAATGGAAAAATATTATCATTTTCCAATCCTTCCTTGAGATCTGTTTTTATAATAATATCAAAAGAATCAAGGTTATCGTATTGTTTGCTGTAAAAACTGATTCTGCTTTTGTCTGTTTTTGATTTATTAAGAGCAAGATTAGCTTTACGAATTAAATCTGAAGTATTTTCAGCATCTTTTGGATAAAGAGAAATTCCCATTGAAATATCTATTTGAAATTTTTGCTTATCAAAAACAAAGGTTTTTTCACAATTTAACAAAATTCTTGAAGCTATTTCCAAAGACTCTTCTTCTGTTTCAATTCCAGGAAGAACAACAGCAAACTCATCTCCCCCCAATCTGCCCACAATATCATGAACTCTGCAGGATTCTCTAATCCTTGCTGAAACCACCCTCAGTACAAAATCTCCGGCCCGATGCCCAAAATTATCATTAACTTCCTTAAATCTATCCAGATCCAGTTTTATAAAAGCTGTGGAACTGATTTTTTTATTTTCCAAAATTGATTTAAGTTTTTTAATTATAAAAGTTCTATTGGGAAGCAAGGTAAGAGAATCGTGGTAAACTCTGTGTCTTAGTTGCTTTGTCCTTTCTTTTACAGTCTTTTCAAGTAAAACATTATTTTCTCTTAAAATTTCGTACAACTCAATACTTTCAAGAAAATTTGAACATATAAGAAGAGTAATTGAAAGAAGAAGAAGGGAAATATCTGGAATTTTTTCCCTCTCCTTTTTTGCAAAGCTCCCTATAAATATTCCACTTATTCTGGAAGAAGTTGTCATAACATGGAGCAAAAGATCTATTTCAGGATCAAGAGAGCTGGTAATTACAGACCTTTTTTCCCTTAAAGCCCTGGCAAATGTCCAGTCCTCTACAAGCCTTTCAACTTCCCGGAGTATATCAGCTTCTTTTAAACAATCGCTTTTATAGGCAAGTTTGAAATCGGAGCTGCTTTCATCAACAAGAAAAAAGGAAATATTTTTAAGAGGAAGAATTTTTTTTATTCTGGATTCAACATCTTTTAAAAAATTTAACTTATCATAATCTTTGTTTGTTAACCTGTCCTTAAAACTAAAGTCAAAAAGATTAAGGGCCTGCTCAAGCATTTCAGCAGAATAGCTGTTTGTTTTTTCAAGATGTTTAATTTTTTCTTCCAAAACCCGATCTTTTTTTGTAAAAAGCATTTGCTTTTACCCTAACTTAAAAATTCAAGAACTGTTCGCATTTCAACCTTGAGATCCCTTATTATTACTGGAATAGAGTTTGGAGATAACCCTAAGATACCCCATGAGTAATCGTCAAGAGAAAAAATCAGCTTTTCACAAGAAAAACCAAGTTCAGCCGCATTGACTATTAGTTCTGCAAGATGGACTACAGAACATTGCAAAGGAAATTTAGACTTCCTTGGATTATGATGGTTTTTTACAATATCTGTTAATAAATCAGGGAGTTTTGATTTTAAACAGATTTTTGCTCCAACTTCACAATGGGTAAAGCCAAGATATTTTTTCTCTGCTTCAAAGAGAAACAAATCCTTTTCCCAGGCTTTTTTAATTATAAACATTGTTTTTAAAGGCATTCTTTTCAAAATCACAAGTTTACCTATATCATGAATAAGACCTCCAACAAAAATCTGGTTGTAATCCTGACAATCAGCCTGTCTTGCAATAATTTTTGAACAAAGCCCAACAGCAAGAGAATAAATCCATAGTTTTTTCATATCTATATATTTTGAAGGAATTCCCTTAAAAGTTTTAATCACTGAAAAACCCATTGCAAGGAAACCTAACTGCCTTATTCCCAAAATAATAACAGCATTGTAAATTGAATCAATTTTTTTAGAAAACCCATAAAACGAACTATTAACAAGCCTTAAAGTACCAAGAGCAAGAGAAGGATCTTTTTCAATAACTTTTGCAATGTCAGAAGCATTTTTTCTTGGGTCATCAAGAACTTCCATTAGTTTAAAAAAAACATCAGGAAAAACAGAAAGTCCTTCTTCATTGTTAACAAAATCTTCCAGGGTTACTTTATCATAGATTTCAATATCTTCATTTGATGGAAAATTATGAATAAAATTTTTGAGCCCGGAAATATTCATTTGATTTTCATAGGGCAAAAGAAGTTTAATTAATTTTTTTATACAAGGATTATCTATATTTGAACGACAAAAACGGGCATTTAATCTTTTGGCTAATCCTTCTAATCTTAGATTTTCTCCAAAACTCTTTTCTTTTAAATCTTCTTTAAAAACAATATCAACCTCATAAACTCCCCACATTTTGAGTATGCGAAGATGGGAAATTTTTACTATTGAATCTTTATTTAAAAGCACCCGCCCGTTTCTGTCTTTAATATCTTTTTTTACAATCATTCCTGGAACGAGATCGGATGTTGATATTTTTGCCATAACTGATTCCTGTAAAAAAATTTACAATAAATTTAAACCTGAGCTTTAATGACTCACAATTCATCTGCCTGATTTCAATTTAAAACCGGATAATTGAATTTATCTTATCTAAAGAGTTTACTGCCTCCACAATTTCCAATAATTAACTTCTGACTGACGAGGTTCCATAAGATTTCCAGCAGAAGGGGGGGGAACTCCAGGAACAAAACCAATTAAACCACCATTATTAAAATCATCTTGGCCATAGTCTTTTATATCACCCCTTGAAAGCTGAATAAGATACCTGAATTTTGTTTTAGGATTGATTGTAAATGGATCGTTGTCATCATCGCTAACACTACATAAGCTTTTTAAAATCGTCTTGCCTGTGGCACAATTTAAAGCCCAGGATCTTGACTGCCCTCCGCATTCACAAACTGCATTGGTAGGCATGGCTGTGTTAAAAAACACAAGATTATTACTTCCGATTACAGCATCTGAATAACATCTTTCCCTTAAATATGGTGAATCATTTAAATCCAAAGGGATTTTCCACCCAAGATTTCCAGATTTTATATCATCAAGATCGCTGCATTTAAGATCATTTGCTTTCTTAATTGATTTAGTTCCTATAATTTTTGACTCGTTTTTTTCATTAAATGGAAATGGGATTCCATACAAATAATTCCTGTTTTCCGAACCTTTCTGAGTGTCATCATTTGGAACAAAATATCTGCCTGTACCAAAATAAACATACGGATACTTGGTCAGGTTGGTAAAGCATCTGGACACAAGAATAGAAGCTGTAACAGGGTTCCCTTTTGCCCCTTCAAAAAAACTAGTATCATATTCCCACTCAGAGGGGCTGGCTGAACCTGTGTGTATTTTAATTATCCCGCCACCCATTTTTTTATACTTATCATCATTTTTTCCATTGGCATTATCTGTATAACCAAGAAAAACAAAATCTGTCTGTCCGTCATTATCTATATCCAGGCCATCTGTAAAAAGGCTTCCTCCAAAGGCATTTTCTATACCTGTTGAATGTTTTTTTAATTCTGCCCCTGTTAAAAGATCAATTGTAAAGATTGAAAGGGGCTGAACTGAAGTGCCATCATATCCTGTAGTGCCTGATGCAAAAATTAAAAAATGCTTGTATTTTCCATCTGTTAATTTTCTTTTTACATAAGCTGGCCCTGAATATGAAAAACCAAGTTCATCAGGAGCGTATCTCCAAAGATATTTAGGATTCTGAGGATCGGTAATGTCTAAAGCAAAATATGCTGAACGCCCCACAGTTCCAGTATCTGAAGGAGGTTTAATTAAACCATTTTCTGTCCCCCCGCCCAATCTCATTCCGCCTATAAGTATTATTTGTGAGTCTGTATTGACTATGTATGGTGCCAGATCAACAGTATAAATATGTTCATAATCAGGTGATGCCAGGTAACGAAGGTAAGGCATTGAATCTTTAGGAACAAAAGCCCACTCCTCTTTACCGATTTTAACCTGGGTGCAGTCCACAGACTTTTTATCACAAATTTCTGAGGGATTAAGTTTGTCTCCTGTACTTTTTAAATATCCCAGTCTAAAAGCATGGAGCATTCCGGAGTTGCTTCCAAGATAGACCATTGAATAATCACCATAGCCTACTATAGTTGGTGTAGAATAAATAATATCTCCTAGTTTCCACACATTTTCTGAAAAAGAATCACTGGTTGTTCTTAAGCGGCATCCATCAAAATCTTTGCCCCTTGTATAATTTATAAGCTTTTTAAAATCAGGGTTTCCAGCTTGGTCCAAAAGGCATGGCTCATAACCAGCATTTCCTAAATTTGACTTGAACAAATGACTATTGGAATCCTTAAATTCTTTCAGTTTATCGTCTTTATCCACTCCCCAAATTTTTCTGTCCTCTGGTTTGGTTGTTTTTAACTTTTCTCCGCAATCAAAAAGATTATTAACCTTCTGAAGACTTGAATGAGAACCTTCAGGATCTGTATCTGCTTTAACTCCATGTTTATTTGACTTATAATAATTAACCTTGAGAGAATCATTTTCCACTAAATATTCAATTATCCTGTCTTCTTCAATATTAAGAATATAATTTTTATTTGTATCTTCCCTTATATTTTGAACTATTTCTGTTACACCTGAAGCATTTTTAAAATAATCGTTCAAATACCAATTGGCAACAAAATCACTTGCCCAGTTTATCTCTTTTTTATTCTCAAATTCTTTATTTGGATAAAAAGCAGCCTGGCCAAGAACTGACCCCCCTGAAACCCTTGATGTAAGTGAAGTTACAGCAGTTCCTGAAGATGCTCCGTGGCGAATTTCGCTAAAAATTGCTGTAAAAGCACTTGCCATTGCATCTCCGTCACTGGCTTCAAAATAATTATCCGGGACTCCATCTCCATCTTTATCCCATTCTTTGCAGCAGTTGTTATATTTGCCTTTAGGATTGCAATTATCCGTAGGAAATTCAAACGTCCTACTATCTTTGACTTTATCAAAATCGTAGGGTTTATCAGAGGAACAACCGTCCAAGTCTTCGTATTTACCAAAGGCTGCAACAGTTTTCATGGAATTTTGACCTTTTTCATCATCTGAAAAAGCAAAAAGGGAATAAACCTCTGCATTTTGTTTGCCCGGAAAATCATCTTCAGTTCTTAAATCATTTAAATGAAGATTGTGTGCAGGTTTATAAGGATCTAAAGCTCCATCATTATATTCACCATCTGAAATTAAAACTACATAGCTTTTTCTGCACCAGGCAGCCTCTAAATTACCATTGGAATTTTTTTCATAATATGGATCTTTTTCAGTTTCCGGAGCAAAATATGAACTATTATAGTCTTTCATCTTAGATTCAAAAGAAGTTTCATACCAAAAATTATGAGTAGTATAACTCTGGCTAAGGTAATAATGAGCTTCTCTTAGAGCCTCTCCTGTATGAGTTCCATTATACGGAAGAGATTTTTCAAATTGTTCAATTAATGTATCCATATTTTTTTCATGAAGCCCGAACTTAATTTTCCCCTCTTTAACATTTTTATTACCGCTATTTGCATAGGCCATAAAACCAAATCTGACCTTATTAAAATTCTCCTGAATTATTCCTTTTCTGTCTTCTTTATCTACTTTAACACCTGCATAAACCCACTTCTTTCCAATTTTAAATCGCATTTTTTTATCTAAATAATTACCGCTGCTGTAATTTTCAGGAGCAATTTCAAACTTCCTTTCCTCATAATTACTTATTTTAATTATTCTTCTTGCACCCTGAGGTTCTAAGATGCAATAAGTTGAATAACATTTTCCTTTTCCTCCAAAAAGACCCTTAAATGCAGCATCTACTCTTGACATCAGAATAAAATTAAAAAAATTACCAGACACACTGTCAGTGTAGGAAGTTGGTACATCTTTTCCAGTTCCTGAAGGATTAATTTCCCAATATTCTTCGCTCTCATTATATTTGTAAAATTTGTATGAATCAAAATACCCGTAATATTTTTTTGTCTTGTCATATTCTCGATCCGAACTCCCACAATAGGAAACATTACTGTTGTAATATTTTTTATGACTTCCATAATAAGCAGGAGCCTGCATACTCCCCGAAAAGTCCATAACAAACAAAACATTAGGCTTAACATCAGCACTTATAAAAGGGGGAAGAGCAGCATAATCTGAATTTGCGGCAAAGGCAGAAAAACTATTAAGACAAATAAAACCAAATCCAAGGAAAAAAATTGTTTTTTTAATCAATTTATTAAATATCATTTCTTTTTTCCCTTTCAAAATAAATTAAAACAAGATTGCCCTTATTTGACAAAACATGAACAAAATCATATTTTTTAATGATTTTAAAATTTTCATTTACATCAATTGTTCGAAGGGTTCTATAGTTGACTGGTTTTTGTCTATAAAATAAAATTTGATTTTTTGATTTTCCAAGGTATTGAACAGGCCCTACAATAATTTTATAACCCTGATTTTCAAGCTTAGTTAAAAGAAGGGTTAAAGGAGATTCACTTTCAGGTTCAACCATTTGTTTTTCACAAAAGCCATTGCTGCTAAAGCAAAAAATCAGACAAATTATAATTAGAATATTTTTCATTTTACCCCCGTATTCACCTGTTTAAAATTTATTCCTGCCTTAAAAAAAAGAAAATATTTTCAGGCATTCCAGCACTTGTTATTCCTTGAGGATTTACAACAAAGGGAAATTTATCAATTGAAAGAACCCTTGCCACAAGGCGATTGTAATCTATTGAGTCAAAATTTAAATTTTCATCTTTGATTTCATCATTTAAATTTTCACAGGAGTTGTTTATAAAACATTCAATTGCTTTATTTTTGTCTTTTTGAGCAATTGAAAAAACTTTCCTTGTTTTTTCAATACTGGTTTTAGAAAGAACAGGAACAATTACAAAAAAAACACTGAATTCATTATTTACTTCTGAAAGTTCTTTAACTTCCTTTGCAAGCTTATGACAATAATAACATTCAGGCTCTGAAAAAACATAGGCCTTTTTTTCACCTGTTCCTATTTGCAGCCCAAACATTTTTTCCGGTTTGATGCCTAAAAACTTAAACTCTATTCTGTTTTTAAGATAATCCATTTCAGGTACTGAATTAATTTGTCTTCCATTCCAAATATCAAAAAGCTCTCCTTGAAAAACATATCTTCCCTCATCAGAAATAAGATAATTAATTCCGGCTTTTGTTTTAACAAAATTAAGTTTACCCAGGTTGATTCTAGTTTTTTCGATTATATTTTCAGGGGGAATAAATTCGGAAAAAGATAAACAAGGTAAAAGAAAAATAAAACAAATCACAAGCAAATTTTTGTAAAATTTCATATTTAACAGCCTTAAGTGATTAATAGGAAAAGCCAGCTTCAACAACTACATTACCCCCGTGTTTTTGAGAACGGGCTAAAACAACAAACTCGTAATCCTTAGAGGGATCTGAGCTTATTTTTTTATAAAAAAGAACATAACTAGCAGTTGGATCTATTGAAAGTTTGTCAGGTTTTATTAAAGAACCCCAATCCTTGAGAATATTATCAACCTCAATTGTATTAAAAGCGGACTTGGTATTAGATAAATATTTACCATCCACCTTATCTATATTCAGCCATGCTTCTGATTTTTCGTTTGAAATTTCTAAAAACATTGGTTGAGTGGATATAAAATCTATAAAAAGAGTTTGTCCTTCATTAATAGCTGCGTCTGCAAGAATTAGATTTTCTTTATATACTTTGTAATTACGGGTTATCTGTAAATCTATGGATGAGGTTGAAATGGAAGCTATTCCAATTATTGTTAGAAGTAGCATTATAACAACAGTGGTTAAAAGAACCGAGCCTTTTTCATTTTTACCTGATGATAGTTTGTAAATTAAAAGATTTTTCATAAAAACTCTCTTCTTTTTTAGAAACCTTTTACCCAGGGAAAACTTAAAAAATGATCACGTTCGCCCTCTTTCCAGGAAACTTTAATCTCTATATCTAAAATTAAGCCAGGATTGTTATTTTTATTAACAGTCCATTGAAGATCATAACTTCTATTGCCAGCTTTTTTTACTTCCTTATGGGGAGAGTTTGGGTCAAGGGTTAATTTGAAATCGTCATTAGTAGAGTCTGAGTTGGACAATTCCTCTATTTTATTCATGGCAATATCAGTGGCATGGACTATACTTCGTGAGTCAGCAAGACCTTTTGCAAAATGAGCCTGCATCATGCTAAGAGCAAAAAGGCCAATTGAAAACAAAGCCATTGCAAAAAGAACTTCAAC
The nucleotide sequence above comes from Desulforegulaceae bacterium. Encoded proteins:
- a CDS encoding bifunctional diguanylate cyclase/phosphodiesterase, with translation MLFTKKDRVLEEKIKHLEKTNSYSAEMLEQALNLFDFSFKDRLTNKDYDKLNFLKDVESRIKKILPLKNISFFLVDESSSDFKLAYKSDCLKEADILREVERLVEDWTFARALREKRSVITSSLDPEIDLLLHVMTTSSRISGIFIGSFAKKEREKIPDISLLLLSITLLICSNFLESIELYEILRENNVLLEKTVKERTKQLRHRVYHDSLTLLPNRTFIIKKLKSILENKKISSTAFIKLDLDRFKEVNDNFGHRAGDFVLRVVSARIRESCRVHDIVGRLGGDEFAVVLPGIETEEESLEIASRILLNCEKTFVFDKQKFQIDISMGISLYPKDAENTSDLIRKANLALNKSKTDKSRISFYSKQYDNLDSFDIIIKTDLKEGLENDNIFPLFQPRYCFRSNRITGVEALARWKHPVHGLIPPGKFIPIAENTGNIKKLTEHILIKSLEQAEKWNEKGYDLTIGVNLSAIDLQSEKFPEKIIRIIQKFNVNPEKIEFEVTESVLMINQSLVISNLKYLNQLGFSIALDDFGTGFSSLSYLNMFPVDNIKIDLSFVRSMDVSLKNRQIVQAIISLGKSLKKKTTAEGVETKEINNLLYKMGCDCIQGYYFGKPMKAHEVEEMVNLNQAPLV
- a CDS encoding HDOD domain-containing protein produces the protein MAKISTSDLVPGMIVKKDIKDRNGRVLLNKDSIVKISHLRILKMWGVYEVDIVFKEDLKEKSFGENLRLEGLAKRLNARFCRSNIDNPCIKKLIKLLLPYENQMNISGLKNFIHNFPSNEDIEIYDKVTLEDFVNNEEGLSVFPDVFFKLMEVLDDPRKNASDIAKVIEKDPSLALGTLRLVNSSFYGFSKKIDSIYNAVIILGIRQLGFLAMGFSVIKTFKGIPSKYIDMKKLWIYSLAVGLCSKIIARQADCQDYNQIFVGGLIHDIGKLVILKRMPLKTMFIIKKAWEKDLFLFEAEKKYLGFTHCEVGAKICLKSKLPDLLTDIVKNHHNPRKSKFPLQCSVVHLAELIVNAAELGFSCEKLIFSLDDYSWGILGLSPNSIPVIIRDLKVEMRTVLEFLS
- a CDS encoding PilC/PilY family type IV pilus protein; translation: MIFNKLIKKTIFFLGFGFICLNSFSAFAANSDYAALPPFISADVKPNVLFVMDFSGSMQAPAYYGSHKKYYNSNVSYCGSSDREYDKTKKYYGYFDSYKFYKYNESEEYWEINPSGTGKDVPTSYTDSVSGNFFNFILMSRVDAAFKGLFGGKGKCYSTYCILEPQGARRIIKISNYEERKFEIAPENYSSGNYLDKKMRFKIGKKWVYAGVKVDKEDRKGIIQENFNKVRFGFMAYANSGNKNVKEGKIKFGLHEKNMDTLIEQFEKSLPYNGTHTGEALREAHYYLSQSYTTHNFWYETSFESKMKDYNSSYFAPETEKDPYYEKNSNGNLEAAWCRKSYVVLISDGEYNDGALDPYKPAHNLHLNDLRTEDDFPGKQNAEVYSLFAFSDDEKGQNSMKTVAAFGKYEDLDGCSSDKPYDFDKVKDSRTFEFPTDNCNPKGKYNNCCKEWDKDGDGVPDNYFEASDGDAMASAFTAIFSEIRHGASSGTAVTSLTSRVSGGSVLGQAAFYPNKEFENKKEINWASDFVANWYLNDYFKNASGVTEIVQNIREDTNKNYILNIEEDRIIEYLVENDSLKVNYYKSNKHGVKADTDPEGSHSSLQKVNNLFDCGEKLKTTKPEDRKIWGVDKDDKLKEFKDSNSHLFKSNLGNAGYEPCLLDQAGNPDFKKLINYTRGKDFDGCRLRTTSDSFSENVWKLGDIIYSTPTIVGYGDYSMVYLGSNSGMLHAFRLGYLKSTGDKLNPSEICDKKSVDCTQVKIGKEEWAFVPKDSMPYLRYLASPDYEHIYTVDLAPYIVNTDSQIILIGGMRLGGGTENGLIKPPSDTGTVGRSAYFALDITDPQNPKYLWRYAPDELGFSYSGPAYVKRKLTDGKYKHFLIFASGTTGYDGTSVQPLSIFTIDLLTGAELKKHSTGIENAFGGSLFTDGLDIDNDGQTDFVFLGYTDNANGKNDDKYKKMGGGIIKIHTGSASPSEWEYDTSFFEGAKGNPVTASILVSRCFTNLTKYPYVYFGTGRYFVPNDDTQKGSENRNYLYGIPFPFNEKNESKIIGTKSIKKANDLKCSDLDDIKSGNLGWKIPLDLNDSPYLRERCYSDAVIGSNNLVFFNTAMPTNAVCECGGQSRSWALNCATGKTILKSLCSVSDDDNDPFTINPKTKFRYLIQLSRGDIKDYGQDDFNNGGLIGFVPGVPPPSAGNLMEPRQSEVNYWKLWRQ
- a CDS encoding thioredoxin fold domain-containing protein → MKFYKNLLVICFIFLLPCLSFSEFIPPENIIEKTRINLGKLNFVKTKAGINYLISDEGRYVFQGELFDIWNGRQINSVPEMDYLKNRIEFKFLGIKPEKMFGLQIGTGEKKAYVFSEPECYYCHKLAKEVKELSEVNNEFSVFFVIVPVLSKTSIEKTRKVFSIAQKDKNKAIECFINNSCENLNDEIKDENLNFDSIDYNRLVARVLSIDKFPFVVNPQGITSAGMPENIFFFLRQE
- a CDS encoding pilus assembly PilX N-terminal domain-containing protein — protein: MKNLLIYKLSSGKNEKGSVLLTTVVIMLLLTIIGIASISTSSIDLQITRNYKVYKENLILADAAINEGQTLFIDFISTQPMFLEISNEKSEAWLNIDKVDGKYLSNTKSAFNTIEVDNILKDWGSLIKPDKLSIDPTASYVLFYKKISSDPSKDYEFVVLARSQKHGGNVVVEAGFSY
- a CDS encoding prepilin-type N-terminal cleavage/methylation domain-containing protein, whose amino-acid sequence is MLKNNESGFTLVEVLFAMALFSIGLFALSMMQAHFAKGLADSRSIVHATDIAMNKIEELSNSDSTNDDFKLTLDPNSPHKEVKKAGNRSYDLQWTVNKNNNPGLILDIEIKVSWKEGERDHFLSFPWVKGF